One Primulina huaijiensis isolate GDHJ02 chromosome 8, ASM1229523v2, whole genome shotgun sequence genomic region harbors:
- the LOC140983208 gene encoding probable RNA-dependent RNA polymerase 1 isoform X1, with product MPICLCCITAEISQMGKTIYVFGFPHLIAAEVIKEFFEGYTGRGTVDAVEVKPSKQGPRPYARVQFVNDTCADRIVALASNRLYYGSSYLKARKMDIDMIPRLKVYLHEMEEVTLNFGCQISRDRFSVLWKGTKVSVKFGTGMKKMYFQLSFNSNEYKLQLSYENIWQIVLYCPPDQAAKLLLIQLFGAPRIYKKVDDSIYSFFKETSDDQWVRTTDFTSSCIGQSSGLCLQLPYGMRLPNFRDNFVYYKVSESPFYLQRDIPFSQNLALVPILSPPSGYELPYKILFKICSLVQTGCLPGPKIDTSFYRLINPQRYNITYIEHALDKLYYLKECCYDPVTWLCEQYKKYASSQEIPKAPSIRLDDGLVYVHRVQVTPTKVYFSGPEVNVSNRVLRHYRDDIDNFIRVSFVDEEWDKMYSTDLSPRVATGGENRRTKIYERILSTLKEGIRIGNKKFDFLAFSSSQLRDNSVWMFASTSTRTAEDIRRWMGDFRSIRNVAKYAARLGQSFGSSTETLSVGRHEIEKIPDIEAFNNGKKYVFSDGIGKISSDFARRVALKCGVKGSIPSAFQIRYGGYKGVVGIDPSSCVKLSLRPSMLKYQSDNTKLDVLAWSKYQPCFLNRQIITLLSTLGIKDHVFEKKQREAVAQLDDILVDPLIAREALDLMSPGENTNILKEMLKCGYEPDVEPFLSMMLQTFRYSKLLDLRMKARIFVPQARQMMGCLDETGTLEYGQVFVQYSGARRRPFNGESSLFDEDMSDAYDYIISGKVVVAKNPCLHPGDVRVLKAIDVPRLRHMVDCVVFPRKGTRPHPNECSGSDLDGDIYFVCWDPDLIPTKQISPMDYDPAPSTQLDHDVTIEEVQEYFTNYIVNDSLGIIANAHTVFADKEPVMAMSNSCLQLAKLFSIAVDFPKTGVPAEIPPELRVREYPDFMEKPDKTTYESERVIGKLHRAVKDKAPHSASVKSFTKQVAESSYDPQMEVDGFEDYIDDAFQYKTEYDFKLGNLMEYYGIKTEAEILSGGIMKTAKTFDRRKDAEAIGAAVRSLRNEARSWFKVGNETDDDAYAKASAWYHVTYHPDYWGCYNEGLKRDHYLSFPWCVYDKLVQIKKKNSRRAQSMASLRDLTRRLRIK from the exons ATGCCTATATGTCTATGTTGCATTACAGCTGAAATTAGCCAGATGGGAAAGACGATTTATGTATTTGGTTTCCCTCATCTAATTGCTGCGGAGGTAATCAAAGAATTTTTTGAGGGGTATACTGGAAGAGGAACCGTAGATGCTGTGGAAGTGAAACCATCCAAACAAGGGCCTAGGCCATATGCTAGAGTCCAATTTGTAAATGACACATGTGCTGACAGGATTGTTGCTTTAGCTAGTAACCGCTTGTATTATGGTAGTTCTTATTTGAAGGCTAGGAAAATGGATATTGACATGATTCCAAGGTTAAAAGTTTATCTGCATGAAATGGAAGAGGTAACTCTCAATTTCGGATGCCAGATATCGAGAGATAGATTTTCAGTGCTATGGAAAGGGACAAAAGTTTCTGTGAAATTTGGAACTGGGATGAAGAAAATGTACTTCCAACTGAGCTTTAACTCGAACGAATACAAGCTTCAGCTCTCATATGAAAACATATGGCAAATTGTGCTGTATTGTCCACCTGATCAAGCTGCGAAGCTTCTTCTCATACAG TTGTTTGGTGCTCCACGAATCTACAAGAAAGTCGATGATTCCATCTATAGTTTTTTCAAGGAAACTTCAGATGATCAGTGGGTCAGAACAACAGACTTTACTTCATCATGCATCGGACAATCTTCTGGCTTATGCCTCCAGCTCCCTTATGGCATGAGGCTTCCAAATTTCCGTGACAATTTTGTTTACTATAAAGTCAGTGAAAGTCCATTTTATTTGCAGAGAGATATCCCCTTTTCTCAGAATTTGGCTCTAGTTCCCATCTTGAGTCCTCCCTCTGGATATGAACTGCcttacaaaatattattcaagATTTGCAGTTTGGTGCAGACTGGATGTCTCCCCGGCCCAAAAATTGATACCTCCTTTTATCGGTTGATCAATCCACAAAGATACAATATTACATACATAGAGCATGCGCTGGACAAGCTTTACTATTTAAAGGAGTGTTGCTATGATCCTGTGACCTGGCTTTGTGAGCAGTATAAGAAGTACGCTTCATCTCAAGAGATTCCAAAAGCACCTTCTATACGTTTGGATGATGGGTTAGTATATGTGCACCGGGTTCAAGTTACTCCAACCAAAGTGTATTTCTCTGGTCCTGAAGTGAATGTGTCGAACCGAGTGTTACGCCACTATCGAGATGACATTGACAATTTTATCCGTGTTTCCTTTGTGGATGAGGAGTGGGATAAAATGTATTCAACTGATTTATCTCCTAGGGTAGCAACTGGGGGTGAGAACCGAAGAACAAAGATTTACGAGAGGATACTTTCAACACTTAAGGAAGGCATAAGAATTGGCAACAAGAAATTTGATTTCCTTGCATTTTCTTCAAGTCAGTTACGGGATAATTCTGTCTGGATGTTCGCATCAACATCTACTCGTACTGCTGAGGATATTAGACGTTGGATGGGTGACTTCCGTTCTATAAGAAATGTCGCAAAGTATGCTGCTAGACTTGGGCAGTCCTTTGGTTCATCCACCGAGACTTTAAGTGTCGGTAGGCATGAGATAGAGAAAATTCCAGACATAGAGGCTTTCAACAACGGAAAAAAATACGTCTTTTCTGATGGAATCGGgaagatatcatctgattttgCTCGGAGGGTTGCTTTGAAATGTGGAGTTAAAGGCTCGATTCCATCCGCCTTCCAGATCAGGTATGGTGGCTACAAAGGAGTTGTGGGTATCGATCCATCATCGTGTGTGAAGCTTTCACTGAGGCCAAGCATGTTGAAATACCAATccgataatacaaaacttgatgTCTTGGCATGGAGCAAATACCAGCCATGTTTTCTGAATCGTCAAATAATCACACTTTTGTCCACTCTCGGAATCAAGGATCATGTCTTTGAGAAGAAGCAGAGAGAAGCAGTAGCTCAGCTGGATGATATTTTAGTTGATCCATTGATAGCGCGGGAGGCTTTGGACTTGATGTCCCCTGGAGAGAATACTAACATTCTCAAGGAAATGTTGAAGTGTGGTTATGAGCCCGACGTAGAACCTTTTCTTTCAATGATGCTACAAACTTTTCGCTATTCAAAGTTACTGGATTTGCGAATGAAAGCAAGAATCTTTGTCCCACAAGCTAGACAAATGATGGGATGTCTAGATGAAACTGGAACTTTGGAATATGGTCAGGTGTTTGTTCAATATTCTGGTGCTCGACGTAGACCGTTCAATGGGGAATCTTCTTTGTTCGATGAAGATATGTCAGATGCGTATGACTACATCATCAGTGGAAAGGTTGTGGTGGCTAAAAACCCGTGTTTGCACCCGGGTGATGTACGTGTTTTAAAGGCAATTGACGTGCCACGGTTGCGTCACATGGTGGACTGTGTCGTTTTCCCTCGAAAAGGAACAAG ACCTCATCCAAATGAATGCTCTGGGAGTGATTTGGATGGAGACATATACTTTGTTTGTTGGGATCCTGACTTGATTCCGACAAAGCAAATCTCACCTATGGACTACGACCCTGCTCCAAGCACACAGTTGGATCACGATGTAACCATTGAG GAAGTTCAGGAGTACTTCACCAATTATATTGTAAATGATAGCTTGGGAATTATTGCAAATGCGCACACTGTCTTTGCTGATAAAGAACCTGTAATGGCCATGAGTAACTCCTGTCTACAGCTAGCAAAGTTGTTTTCAATCGCTGTCGATTTTCCTAAAACTGGGGTTCCTGCTGAGATACCACCTGAACTACGCGTAAGAGAATACCCTGATTTCATGGAAAAGCCAGATAAGACCACTTACGAATCAGAACGTGTGATAGGAAAGCTTCACAGGGCAGTGAAAGATAAAGCCCCCCACTCGGCCTCTGTCAAATCCTTCACAAAGCAAGTGGCAGAGTCGTCTTACGACCCTCAAATGGAAGTTGATGGGTTCGAAGATTACATAGATGATGCGTTTCAATACAAAACTGAGTATGATTTCAAGTTGGGTAACTTGATGGAGTATTATGGCATTAAAACCGAGGCTGAAATACTTAGTGGTGGTATAATGAAGACGGCTAAGACATTTGATAGAAGAAAAGATGCAGAAGCCATTGGAGCAGCTGTAAGGTCTCTGAGGAATGAAGCAAGATCGTGGTTTAAGGTTGGAAATGAAACTGATGATGATGCCTATGCTAAGGCATCGGCTTGGTATCATGTAACATATCATCCCGATTATTGGGGTTGTTACAATGAGGGACTGAAACGGGACCATTATCTTAGTTTTCCGTGGTGTGTGTATGATAAGCTGGTTCAGATCAAGAAGAAGAACTCGAGGAGGGCTCAGAGTATGGCTTCACTCAGGGATCTTACTCGGCGACTACGCATTAAGTGA
- the LOC140982514 gene encoding probable 6-phosphogluconolactonase 1 — MMHPSFLLVAQNLSVDELLALSRKLCESPYKRTVDRAKWYVVFAADRICKQVRDNLLGKVSYNFYALRMLHSFVFQHLFVFQYVDRVKHRLCSVHSRNTSSTVVYAIDDSVSVEHAAKDYEFVIRRLVKTRIISDCEIHDCPKFDLVLLKMGPNGQVASLFPNHSALNLEEEWVTYITDSPEPPPERITFTLPVINSASNVAVVVTAVNKAEAARMAVEDTDHESADVPVRIVCPVNGKLVWFLETAAASKLQSVEFSE, encoded by the coding sequence ATGATGCACCCAAGCTTCCTACTTGTAGCACAGAATTTGAGTGTCGATGAACTTcttgcattgagcagaaaactCTGTGAAAGCCCATACAAGAGGACAGTTGATAGGGCCAAATGGTATGTAGTTTTCGCTGCTGATAGGATTTGTAAGCAAGTTAGGGATAATCTTCTCGGCAAGGTAAGTTATAACTTTTACGCGTTACGAATGTTGCATTCATTCGTTTTTCAGCATTTATTCGTTTTTCAGTATGTCGATCGAGTGAAACATCGACTTTGTTCGGTTCATTCCAGGAACACATCGTCCACTGTCGTGTATGCCATCGATGACTCGGTATCAGTAGAACATGCAGCCAAGGACTATGAGTTTGTGATCAGACGGCTTGTCAAGACTCGCATTATTAGCGATTGTGAAATCCATGACTGTCCCAAGTTCGACCTGGTCCTCCTCAAAATGGGACCCAATGGGCAGGTTGCATCTCTATTCCCGAATCACTCTGCGCtgaatttggaagaagaatggGTGACTTATATCACAGATTCACCTGAGCCTCCACCTGAGAGAATTACTTTCACCTTACCTGTTATAAACTCTGCCTCCAATGTCGCTGTAGTTGTCACGGCTGTGAATAAAGCCGAAGCTGCACGAATGGCAGTTGAAGATACAGATCACGAATCTGCTGATGTGCCCGTGAGGATCGTTTGTCCAGTAAACGGGAAATTGGTGTGGTTTCTTGAAACAGCAGCTGCCTCAAAACTCCAAAGTGTAGAATTTTCCGAGTAG
- the LOC140983208 gene encoding probable RNA-dependent RNA polymerase 1 isoform X2, which produces MGKTIYVFGFPHLIAAEVIKEFFEGYTGRGTVDAVEVKPSKQGPRPYARVQFVNDTCADRIVALASNRLYYGSSYLKARKMDIDMIPRLKVYLHEMEEVTLNFGCQISRDRFSVLWKGTKVSVKFGTGMKKMYFQLSFNSNEYKLQLSYENIWQIVLYCPPDQAAKLLLIQLFGAPRIYKKVDDSIYSFFKETSDDQWVRTTDFTSSCIGQSSGLCLQLPYGMRLPNFRDNFVYYKVSESPFYLQRDIPFSQNLALVPILSPPSGYELPYKILFKICSLVQTGCLPGPKIDTSFYRLINPQRYNITYIEHALDKLYYLKECCYDPVTWLCEQYKKYASSQEIPKAPSIRLDDGLVYVHRVQVTPTKVYFSGPEVNVSNRVLRHYRDDIDNFIRVSFVDEEWDKMYSTDLSPRVATGGENRRTKIYERILSTLKEGIRIGNKKFDFLAFSSSQLRDNSVWMFASTSTRTAEDIRRWMGDFRSIRNVAKYAARLGQSFGSSTETLSVGRHEIEKIPDIEAFNNGKKYVFSDGIGKISSDFARRVALKCGVKGSIPSAFQIRYGGYKGVVGIDPSSCVKLSLRPSMLKYQSDNTKLDVLAWSKYQPCFLNRQIITLLSTLGIKDHVFEKKQREAVAQLDDILVDPLIAREALDLMSPGENTNILKEMLKCGYEPDVEPFLSMMLQTFRYSKLLDLRMKARIFVPQARQMMGCLDETGTLEYGQVFVQYSGARRRPFNGESSLFDEDMSDAYDYIISGKVVVAKNPCLHPGDVRVLKAIDVPRLRHMVDCVVFPRKGTRPHPNECSGSDLDGDIYFVCWDPDLIPTKQISPMDYDPAPSTQLDHDVTIEEVQEYFTNYIVNDSLGIIANAHTVFADKEPVMAMSNSCLQLAKLFSIAVDFPKTGVPAEIPPELRVREYPDFMEKPDKTTYESERVIGKLHRAVKDKAPHSASVKSFTKQVAESSYDPQMEVDGFEDYIDDAFQYKTEYDFKLGNLMEYYGIKTEAEILSGGIMKTAKTFDRRKDAEAIGAAVRSLRNEARSWFKVGNETDDDAYAKASAWYHVTYHPDYWGCYNEGLKRDHYLSFPWCVYDKLVQIKKKNSRRAQSMASLRDLTRRLRIK; this is translated from the exons ATGGGAAAGACGATTTATGTATTTGGTTTCCCTCATCTAATTGCTGCGGAGGTAATCAAAGAATTTTTTGAGGGGTATACTGGAAGAGGAACCGTAGATGCTGTGGAAGTGAAACCATCCAAACAAGGGCCTAGGCCATATGCTAGAGTCCAATTTGTAAATGACACATGTGCTGACAGGATTGTTGCTTTAGCTAGTAACCGCTTGTATTATGGTAGTTCTTATTTGAAGGCTAGGAAAATGGATATTGACATGATTCCAAGGTTAAAAGTTTATCTGCATGAAATGGAAGAGGTAACTCTCAATTTCGGATGCCAGATATCGAGAGATAGATTTTCAGTGCTATGGAAAGGGACAAAAGTTTCTGTGAAATTTGGAACTGGGATGAAGAAAATGTACTTCCAACTGAGCTTTAACTCGAACGAATACAAGCTTCAGCTCTCATATGAAAACATATGGCAAATTGTGCTGTATTGTCCACCTGATCAAGCTGCGAAGCTTCTTCTCATACAG TTGTTTGGTGCTCCACGAATCTACAAGAAAGTCGATGATTCCATCTATAGTTTTTTCAAGGAAACTTCAGATGATCAGTGGGTCAGAACAACAGACTTTACTTCATCATGCATCGGACAATCTTCTGGCTTATGCCTCCAGCTCCCTTATGGCATGAGGCTTCCAAATTTCCGTGACAATTTTGTTTACTATAAAGTCAGTGAAAGTCCATTTTATTTGCAGAGAGATATCCCCTTTTCTCAGAATTTGGCTCTAGTTCCCATCTTGAGTCCTCCCTCTGGATATGAACTGCcttacaaaatattattcaagATTTGCAGTTTGGTGCAGACTGGATGTCTCCCCGGCCCAAAAATTGATACCTCCTTTTATCGGTTGATCAATCCACAAAGATACAATATTACATACATAGAGCATGCGCTGGACAAGCTTTACTATTTAAAGGAGTGTTGCTATGATCCTGTGACCTGGCTTTGTGAGCAGTATAAGAAGTACGCTTCATCTCAAGAGATTCCAAAAGCACCTTCTATACGTTTGGATGATGGGTTAGTATATGTGCACCGGGTTCAAGTTACTCCAACCAAAGTGTATTTCTCTGGTCCTGAAGTGAATGTGTCGAACCGAGTGTTACGCCACTATCGAGATGACATTGACAATTTTATCCGTGTTTCCTTTGTGGATGAGGAGTGGGATAAAATGTATTCAACTGATTTATCTCCTAGGGTAGCAACTGGGGGTGAGAACCGAAGAACAAAGATTTACGAGAGGATACTTTCAACACTTAAGGAAGGCATAAGAATTGGCAACAAGAAATTTGATTTCCTTGCATTTTCTTCAAGTCAGTTACGGGATAATTCTGTCTGGATGTTCGCATCAACATCTACTCGTACTGCTGAGGATATTAGACGTTGGATGGGTGACTTCCGTTCTATAAGAAATGTCGCAAAGTATGCTGCTAGACTTGGGCAGTCCTTTGGTTCATCCACCGAGACTTTAAGTGTCGGTAGGCATGAGATAGAGAAAATTCCAGACATAGAGGCTTTCAACAACGGAAAAAAATACGTCTTTTCTGATGGAATCGGgaagatatcatctgattttgCTCGGAGGGTTGCTTTGAAATGTGGAGTTAAAGGCTCGATTCCATCCGCCTTCCAGATCAGGTATGGTGGCTACAAAGGAGTTGTGGGTATCGATCCATCATCGTGTGTGAAGCTTTCACTGAGGCCAAGCATGTTGAAATACCAATccgataatacaaaacttgatgTCTTGGCATGGAGCAAATACCAGCCATGTTTTCTGAATCGTCAAATAATCACACTTTTGTCCACTCTCGGAATCAAGGATCATGTCTTTGAGAAGAAGCAGAGAGAAGCAGTAGCTCAGCTGGATGATATTTTAGTTGATCCATTGATAGCGCGGGAGGCTTTGGACTTGATGTCCCCTGGAGAGAATACTAACATTCTCAAGGAAATGTTGAAGTGTGGTTATGAGCCCGACGTAGAACCTTTTCTTTCAATGATGCTACAAACTTTTCGCTATTCAAAGTTACTGGATTTGCGAATGAAAGCAAGAATCTTTGTCCCACAAGCTAGACAAATGATGGGATGTCTAGATGAAACTGGAACTTTGGAATATGGTCAGGTGTTTGTTCAATATTCTGGTGCTCGACGTAGACCGTTCAATGGGGAATCTTCTTTGTTCGATGAAGATATGTCAGATGCGTATGACTACATCATCAGTGGAAAGGTTGTGGTGGCTAAAAACCCGTGTTTGCACCCGGGTGATGTACGTGTTTTAAAGGCAATTGACGTGCCACGGTTGCGTCACATGGTGGACTGTGTCGTTTTCCCTCGAAAAGGAACAAG ACCTCATCCAAATGAATGCTCTGGGAGTGATTTGGATGGAGACATATACTTTGTTTGTTGGGATCCTGACTTGATTCCGACAAAGCAAATCTCACCTATGGACTACGACCCTGCTCCAAGCACACAGTTGGATCACGATGTAACCATTGAG GAAGTTCAGGAGTACTTCACCAATTATATTGTAAATGATAGCTTGGGAATTATTGCAAATGCGCACACTGTCTTTGCTGATAAAGAACCTGTAATGGCCATGAGTAACTCCTGTCTACAGCTAGCAAAGTTGTTTTCAATCGCTGTCGATTTTCCTAAAACTGGGGTTCCTGCTGAGATACCACCTGAACTACGCGTAAGAGAATACCCTGATTTCATGGAAAAGCCAGATAAGACCACTTACGAATCAGAACGTGTGATAGGAAAGCTTCACAGGGCAGTGAAAGATAAAGCCCCCCACTCGGCCTCTGTCAAATCCTTCACAAAGCAAGTGGCAGAGTCGTCTTACGACCCTCAAATGGAAGTTGATGGGTTCGAAGATTACATAGATGATGCGTTTCAATACAAAACTGAGTATGATTTCAAGTTGGGTAACTTGATGGAGTATTATGGCATTAAAACCGAGGCTGAAATACTTAGTGGTGGTATAATGAAGACGGCTAAGACATTTGATAGAAGAAAAGATGCAGAAGCCATTGGAGCAGCTGTAAGGTCTCTGAGGAATGAAGCAAGATCGTGGTTTAAGGTTGGAAATGAAACTGATGATGATGCCTATGCTAAGGCATCGGCTTGGTATCATGTAACATATCATCCCGATTATTGGGGTTGTTACAATGAGGGACTGAAACGGGACCATTATCTTAGTTTTCCGTGGTGTGTGTATGATAAGCTGGTTCAGATCAAGAAGAAGAACTCGAGGAGGGCTCAGAGTATGGCTTCACTCAGGGATCTTACTCGGCGACTACGCATTAAGTGA
- the LOC140982484 gene encoding cytochrome b5, whose translation MPTITKLYTMEEASEHNTSEDCWVVIDGKVYDVTTYLEEHPGGDDILLGATGKDATDEFEDAGHSKTARELMGQFFIGELDPTIPAIPKMEIVSKKQKLEDPSSKILIFSKQYWVVPVAVVGISVVVGFVFLRRK comes from the exons ATGCCTACAATAACAAAGCTTTACACAATGGAAGAAGCGTCTGAGCACAACACCAGTGAAGATTGTTGGGTCGTTATTGATGGCAAG GTGTACGATGTGACAACATATTTAGAAGAACACCCAGGTGGAGATGATATTTTACTTGGGGCTACAG gCAAAGATGCCACAGATGAATTTGAAGATGCGGGCCATAGCAAAACTGCGAGGGAACTGATGGGGCAATTCTTCATCGGGGAACTTGATCCAACGATCCCTGCTATTCCAAAAATGGAGATAGTTTCCAAGAAACAAAAACTCGAGGACCCCTCCAGTAAAATCTTGATCTTCAGTAAGCAATACTGGGTTGTCCCAGTTGCTGTTGTCGGCATATCAGTGGTTGTCGGCTTCGTATTCTTACGCAGGAAATAG
- the LOC140982515 gene encoding uncharacterized protein, giving the protein MNQGVQKNTLYVGGLAEEVNESILHAAFIPFGDIKDVKTPLDLATQKHRSFGFVTFLEREDAAAAMDNMDGSELYGRVLTVNYALPEKIKGGEQGWAAQPIWADADTWFERQQQEQEMLRLQEEQRAAMKEAEELHRKKMAEQREGEKEEADPMAKAEAEVLKQNAAA; this is encoded by the exons ATGAATCAGGGGGTGCAGAAGAACACCCTCTACGTGGGTGGTTTAGCGGAGGAAGTGAACGAGAGCATACTCCACGCGGCGTTCATACCATTCGGTGACATTAAGGATGTGAAGACCCCACTGGACCTGGCCACACAGAAGCACCGGTCCTTCGGATTTGTTACCTTTCTGGAGAGAGAAGACGCCGCCGCAGCCATGGACAACATGGACGGCTCCGAGCTGTACGGTCGCGTGTTAACTGTTAATTACGCACTTCCGGAGAAAATCAAGGGTGGCGAACAAGGATGGGCAGCTCAACCCA TTTGGGCGGATGCTGACACATGGTTCGAGAGACAGCAGCAAGAACAGGAAATGTTGCGCCTTCAAGAGGAGCAGCGGGCTGCAATGAAGGAAGCAGAAGAGTTGCACAGGAAGAAAATGGCCGAGCAACGAGAAGGCGAGAAAGAAGAAGCTGATCCAATGGCAAAAGCTGAAGCAGAGGTTTTGAAACAGAACGCTGCTGCGTAg
- the LOC140983221 gene encoding protein SPIRAL1-like 1: MGRGVSSGGGQSSLGYLFGGGEAPKPTKENAPTAPSESNVASKESTPKLNAPPQLVEINKQIPAGIHSSTTNNYLRGDGKNTCNFITDRPSTKVHATPGGDSSLGYLFGSGKN; encoded by the exons ATGGGTCGCGGAGTAAGCAGTGGCGGAGGACAGAGCTCATTGGGCTACTTGTTCGGGGGTGGAGAGGCACCAAAACCAACAAAGGAGAATGCCCCAACTGCACCAAGTGAAAGTAATGTTGCGAGCAAAGAGTCTACACCGAAGCTGAATGCTCCTCCCCAGCTTGTAGAAATTAACAAGCAGATTCCTGCAGGCATTCATAGTAGCACGACTAACAATTACTTAAGAGGGGATGGGAAAAACACCTGCAATTTCATTACG GATCGACCATCAACAAAGGTCCATGCTACTCCTGGAGGAGATTCTTCTTTGGGTTATCTATTTGGTAGTGGCAAGAATTGA